Proteins from a genomic interval of Nocardioides jishulii:
- a CDS encoding FAD-dependent oxidoreductase — MPFDPESNKSAGKPAGTRHGHPLKVSPWLDRPMPSFDDPLPAPGALDVLVVGAGITGLATAVLLARAGRRVAVVEAGRVSALTTGRSTGKVSLLQGTVLSSMGRHWKQDTMRSYVHATASAQQWVLGECEAAGVSHQRRRAVTFAETPRQARSVRQEYEAARAAGLAVHLTDELTTPFPHVAGVALDDQLQIDPAALTRAWLDELRELGVTVHEGRRVRSVSLLGSPRVGLSDGTSVEAPHLVLATGAPIADRALHFSRVEPHRSYGLALRAPDDLVSTLAHGMYVSAGSPNHSVRDVPADPTRGTPEPLLMVVGEGHVTGRGGATTKRFDALREWSQRWFGELEVTHAWGAQDYEPWTGLPVVGALPGSDDRIWAATGFNKWGLTNGVAAAHTIAGAITGATTGPPTGASFGEPPHSGFREAFGSAPSIARLNGAVAGHMALGHVSTLKAPVDEAGNVMVCTHLGGPLRWNDAEASWDCPLHGSRFGVDGEVIEGPATRPLRRAEGPACAALRRVGTRTSQK, encoded by the coding sequence GTGCCGTTCGATCCCGAGAGCAACAAGTCCGCGGGGAAGCCTGCGGGCACGCGACACGGCCACCCGCTCAAGGTGTCGCCCTGGCTCGACCGCCCGATGCCGTCCTTCGACGACCCGCTGCCGGCTCCGGGAGCCCTCGACGTCCTCGTCGTGGGGGCGGGCATCACCGGCCTGGCCACCGCGGTGCTGCTGGCGCGGGCTGGCCGCCGGGTGGCGGTGGTGGAGGCCGGGCGCGTCTCAGCGCTGACCACGGGCCGTTCCACGGGCAAGGTCAGCCTGCTGCAGGGCACGGTGCTCTCGTCGATGGGCCGGCACTGGAAGCAGGACACGATGCGGTCCTACGTCCACGCCACCGCGTCGGCCCAGCAGTGGGTGCTCGGTGAGTGCGAGGCCGCGGGCGTCTCCCACCAACGTCGTCGCGCCGTGACCTTCGCCGAGACGCCGCGCCAGGCGAGGTCCGTCCGGCAGGAGTACGAGGCGGCTCGAGCAGCGGGCCTGGCCGTACACCTGACGGACGAGCTCACCACCCCCTTCCCCCACGTCGCCGGCGTCGCCCTGGATGATCAGCTCCAGATCGACCCGGCGGCCTTGACGCGCGCCTGGCTCGACGAGCTCCGGGAGCTGGGCGTCACGGTGCACGAGGGGAGGCGGGTGCGCTCGGTCTCGTTGCTGGGCAGTCCGCGCGTGGGGCTCTCGGACGGCACGTCCGTCGAGGCGCCCCACCTCGTGCTGGCGACCGGCGCGCCCATCGCCGACCGAGCCCTGCACTTCTCCCGCGTCGAGCCGCACCGGTCCTACGGCCTCGCGCTGCGCGCGCCAGACGACCTGGTCAGCACGCTCGCCCACGGCATGTACGTCTCGGCGGGGTCGCCCAACCACTCGGTGCGTGACGTGCCTGCCGACCCGACGCGGGGGACGCCTGAACCCCTGCTGATGGTGGTCGGCGAGGGCCACGTGACCGGTAGGGGCGGGGCGACCACCAAGCGCTTCGACGCCCTGCGTGAGTGGAGCCAACGCTGGTTCGGCGAGCTCGAGGTCACCCATGCCTGGGGCGCCCAGGACTACGAGCCCTGGACCGGTCTGCCGGTCGTCGGCGCCCTGCCGGGCAGCGACGACCGGATCTGGGCAGCGACGGGCTTCAACAAGTGGGGCCTGACCAACGGGGTGGCCGCGGCCCACACCATCGCGGGGGCCATCACCGGGGCAACCACTGGGCCACCAACCGGCGCGTCTTTCGGCGAGCCACCGCACAGCGGATTCAGGGAGGCGTTCGGGAGCGCCCCGTCCATCGCCCGGCTGAACGGAGCCGTGGCGGGCCACATGGCGCTGGGCCACGTCTCGACCCTCAAGGCTCCTGTGGACGAGGCCGGCAACGTCATGGTCTGCACCCATCTCGGTGGGCCGTTGCGGTGGAACGACGCCGAGGCCTCGTGGGACTGCCCGTTGCACGGGTCGCGGTTCGGCGTCGACGGCGAGGTGATCGAGGGCCCGGCCACGCGCCCCCTGCGCCGTGCCGAGGGACCGGCCTGCGCTGCACTCCGACGGGTGGGCACCCGCACCTCGCAGAAGTAG
- a CDS encoding RsmD family RNA methyltransferase produces MPLRHDVCPASTSPDAVETTATPTSTIDFGPLRISYDGRVLTPRPWTQIQSSWAAELLSHLPEGPVLEICTGAGHIGLLALSMTDRRGVLVDADPVAAQYARSNAETAGLADRVEVRTALAHEAVGRDETFPLAIVDPPWVSSQEVSRFPEDPLLAIDGGADGLAVARECLHAVDACLHDDGAVLLQLGNLTQVAALEEWLEQAGPPHLRVTELRAYEDRGVVVLLRRPEHP; encoded by the coding sequence ATGCCGCTGCGCCACGACGTGTGCCCTGCGTCGACCTCCCCGGACGCCGTCGAGACGACCGCGACCCCGACGTCGACCATCGACTTCGGGCCGCTGAGGATCTCCTACGACGGCCGGGTGCTCACTCCCCGCCCGTGGACGCAGATCCAGTCGTCCTGGGCTGCGGAGCTGCTCTCCCACCTCCCCGAAGGACCTGTGCTGGAGATCTGCACCGGCGCCGGCCACATCGGACTGCTCGCGCTGTCGATGACCGACCGACGCGGTGTGCTGGTCGACGCCGACCCCGTGGCCGCCCAGTACGCCCGCTCCAACGCCGAGACTGCCGGCCTGGCTGACCGGGTGGAGGTCCGCACGGCCCTCGCGCACGAGGCCGTGGGGCGGGACGAGACCTTCCCCCTGGCCATCGTCGACCCGCCCTGGGTGTCCTCGCAGGAGGTCTCCCGCTTTCCCGAGGACCCGCTGCTCGCCATCGACGGGGGTGCAGACGGTCTGGCCGTCGCCCGCGAGTGCCTGCACGCCGTCGATGCCTGCCTCCACGACGACGGCGCAGTCCTGCTCCAGCTGGGCAACCTCACCCAGGTCGCCGCGCTGGAGGAGTGGCTCGAGCAGGCCGGTCCCCCGCACCTGCGGGTCACCGAGCTCCGGGCGTACGAGGACCGCGGCGTGGTCGTGCTGCTCCGACGCCCCGAACACCCCTGA
- a CDS encoding iron-containing redox enzyme family protein, which produces MKTPRPCGPLSTWVSLTLTGGDPGEMPEVTSHDPLLDLDFQLALWTLYELHYSGFDDADDAWEWDPTLLTFRASLEKPFEEALRTLSAPLVPATLSVAPTTSDAMVELLMSMIDGAPSSGLAQHVQRRADLEQFTHFMRLRSIYHLKESDPQTFVVARLPGDVKVAVSELQYDEFGAGRPEMLHQTLFAEALEACGLDATYGAYLPDADASTLAVNNTMSLFALHRRLRGASIGHLAAFEATSSVPCRRIAGGIRRLGLPDAAAAYYDEHVEADAVHEQLALRDICGRAVTLEPALAPDVVFGAAACLAVDHLSGLQLMRAWGLDLDAEGAA; this is translated from the coding sequence ATGAAGACACCCCGTCCGTGCGGGCCGCTGAGCACCTGGGTCAGCCTCACCCTCACCGGGGGTGACCCAGGAGAGATGCCCGAGGTCACGTCGCACGACCCCCTGCTCGACCTCGACTTCCAGCTCGCGCTCTGGACCCTCTACGAGCTGCACTACTCCGGCTTCGACGACGCCGACGACGCGTGGGAGTGGGACCCCACACTGCTGACCTTCCGCGCCTCTCTCGAGAAGCCGTTCGAGGAGGCACTGCGCACACTCTCCGCCCCGTTGGTGCCCGCCACCCTCAGCGTGGCTCCGACCACGAGCGACGCGATGGTCGAACTGCTCATGTCGATGATCGACGGCGCCCCCAGCTCCGGCCTGGCCCAGCACGTCCAGCGCCGGGCGGACCTCGAGCAGTTCACGCACTTCATGCGGCTGCGCAGCATCTACCACCTCAAGGAGTCCGACCCGCAGACGTTCGTGGTCGCCCGGCTCCCCGGGGACGTCAAGGTCGCCGTCTCCGAGCTGCAGTACGACGAGTTCGGTGCCGGACGTCCCGAGATGCTGCACCAGACGCTCTTCGCCGAGGCCCTCGAGGCGTGCGGACTCGACGCCACCTACGGCGCCTACCTGCCGGACGCCGACGCGTCGACCCTCGCGGTCAACAACACGATGTCGCTCTTCGCGCTGCACCGCCGGCTGCGCGGTGCCAGCATCGGCCACCTCGCGGCGTTCGAGGCGACCAGCAGCGTCCCCTGCCGACGGATCGCTGGCGGCATCCGCCGGCTCGGGCTACCCGACGCGGCGGCCGCCTACTACGACGAGCACGTGGAGGCCGACGCGGTCCACGAGCAGCTCGCCCTGCGCGACATCTGTGGTCGTGCGGTCACGCTCGAGCCGGCGCTGGCGCCCGACGTCGTGTTCGGTGCCGCCGCCTGCCTCGCCGTCGACCACCTCTCCGGCCTGCAGCTGATGCGCGCCTGGGGCCTGGACCTGGATGCGGAGGGAGCGGCATGA
- a CDS encoding CDGSH iron-sulfur domain-containing protein, whose translation MSADEDVRTTVCPDGPMLVRGASSWPDDNGELHPVRRPVVAVCRCERSQLAPWCDGTHKALPRGWDTEGKGRPVKK comes from the coding sequence ATGAGTGCGGACGAGGACGTGCGTACGACCGTGTGCCCCGACGGGCCGATGCTGGTGCGTGGGGCCTCGTCCTGGCCCGACGACAACGGTGAGCTGCACCCCGTACGTCGTCCGGTCGTCGCGGTGTGCCGCTGTGAACGGTCGCAGCTCGCGCCGTGGTGCGACGGGACCCACAAGGCACTCCCCCGCGGATGGGACACCGAGGGCAAGGGGCGCCCGGTCAAGAAGTGA
- a CDS encoding catalase: MDMSKAASQTAEALGKGLKEAKDALDPTSEGNVVPGRPNAVPPTVEEPTEPHDPLPPKPDQRGAATRTATGAPTEAPDRVRAQQGAYLTTSTGARLRDTDHSLKAGPRGPTLLQDHHLREKITHFDHERIPERVVHARGAAVHGYFEGYGTASELTVAKFLGEGVRTPVFTRFSTVLGSRGSADTVRDTRGFATKFYTEEGNFDLVANNIPVFFIQDGIKFPDVIHAGKPHPDREIPQAQSAHDTFWDFVSLHTEAQHHALWNMSDRGIPRSYRMMEGFGVNTFRLVNAEGATTLVKFHWKPMLGTHSLDWEEAQLINGVDPDFHRRDLYDAIEAGAFPQWELGIQVFPDNEEQQFEGIDLLDATKLVPEELAPVQPIGRLTLDANPKNFFAEVEQVAFHPGNLPPGIDVTDDPLLQTRLFSYIDTQLTRLGGPNFNQIPINRPHAPVNDMFREGFHQHADHEGVAPYKPNSLDGGCPFLAGTLEGAFADTPVRVPESTKVRENPTSFDDHFTQARLFWLSMSPVEKEHIIRAYTFELGKCYEDAIKERQLQALAQIDPVLCQEVATGLGLPAPEPTEPLADVVPSAALSQVGGTWPADGRMIGIVVDDTTDPGELQTLREAVFGAGMVPLVVAPHGGQVAGATAQRTFATARSVEFDALVLAAAPVPAPDAIPARDAKAGATGSGALDPRVSLMIEECWRHAKAIGAFGAGVAALNEADPGEATPGVVRADDPASLFTELQTLLSQHRVWHRFPPTVA, encoded by the coding sequence ATGGACATGAGCAAGGCCGCCAGCCAGACCGCCGAGGCCCTCGGTAAGGGGCTCAAAGAGGCGAAGGACGCCCTCGATCCCACGTCGGAGGGCAACGTCGTCCCAGGCCGTCCCAACGCGGTGCCGCCCACCGTGGAGGAGCCCACCGAGCCCCACGACCCGCTGCCGCCCAAGCCGGACCAGCGCGGTGCAGCGACCCGTACCGCGACCGGTGCGCCGACGGAGGCACCCGACCGCGTACGCGCCCAGCAGGGCGCCTACCTGACCACCTCGACGGGTGCCCGCCTGCGCGACACCGACCACTCGCTGAAGGCGGGGCCGCGTGGACCGACCCTGCTGCAGGACCACCACCTGCGGGAGAAGATCACCCACTTCGACCACGAGCGCATCCCCGAGCGCGTGGTCCACGCCCGTGGTGCCGCCGTCCACGGCTACTTCGAGGGATACGGCACCGCCTCCGAGCTGACGGTTGCCAAGTTCCTCGGCGAGGGCGTGCGGACCCCCGTCTTCACGCGCTTCTCGACCGTGCTCGGCTCCCGCGGCTCGGCGGACACCGTCCGTGACACCCGCGGCTTCGCGACGAAGTTCTACACCGAGGAGGGCAACTTCGACCTGGTGGCCAACAACATCCCGGTCTTCTTCATCCAGGACGGCATCAAGTTTCCCGACGTCATCCACGCTGGCAAGCCCCACCCCGACCGGGAGATCCCGCAGGCCCAGAGCGCTCACGACACCTTCTGGGACTTCGTCTCGTTGCACACCGAGGCGCAGCACCATGCGCTGTGGAACATGTCGGACCGTGGCATCCCGCGCTCCTACCGGATGATGGAGGGCTTCGGCGTCAACACGTTCCGGCTCGTCAACGCCGAGGGCGCCACGACGCTGGTGAAGTTCCACTGGAAGCCGATGCTGGGCACGCACTCCCTCGACTGGGAGGAGGCCCAGCTGATCAACGGAGTCGACCCGGACTTCCACCGTCGCGACCTGTACGACGCGATCGAGGCCGGAGCCTTCCCCCAGTGGGAGCTCGGCATCCAGGTCTTCCCCGACAACGAGGAGCAGCAGTTCGAGGGCATCGACCTGCTCGACGCCACGAAGCTGGTTCCGGAGGAGCTGGCGCCGGTCCAGCCGATCGGTCGCCTCACGCTCGACGCCAACCCGAAGAACTTCTTCGCGGAGGTCGAGCAGGTCGCCTTCCACCCCGGCAACCTTCCTCCGGGCATCGACGTGACCGACGACCCGCTGCTCCAGACACGGCTCTTCTCCTACATCGACACCCAGCTCACCCGCCTCGGCGGCCCGAACTTCAACCAGATCCCGATCAACCGCCCGCACGCGCCCGTCAATGACATGTTCCGCGAGGGTTTCCACCAGCACGCGGACCACGAGGGGGTTGCGCCCTACAAGCCCAACTCGCTCGACGGCGGATGTCCGTTCCTGGCCGGGACCCTGGAGGGCGCCTTCGCCGACACCCCGGTCCGCGTGCCCGAGTCGACGAAGGTGCGCGAGAATCCCACGTCCTTCGACGACCACTTCACTCAGGCACGTCTCTTCTGGCTGAGCATGTCTCCGGTCGAGAAGGAGCACATCATCCGGGCGTACACGTTCGAGCTCGGCAAGTGCTACGAGGACGCGATCAAGGAACGTCAGCTCCAGGCCCTTGCCCAGATCGACCCCGTCCTCTGCCAGGAGGTGGCCACCGGACTGGGCCTTCCCGCGCCGGAGCCGACCGAGCCGCTGGCTGACGTCGTGCCGAGTGCGGCGCTCTCACAGGTGGGGGGCACCTGGCCCGCCGATGGTCGGATGATCGGGATCGTCGTCGACGACACCACTGATCCCGGTGAGCTGCAGACCCTGCGCGAGGCGGTCTTCGGGGCCGGCATGGTGCCGCTCGTCGTGGCCCCGCACGGAGGTCAGGTGGCCGGCGCGACCGCCCAGCGGACCTTCGCCACGGCGCGCTCGGTCGAGTTCGACGCGCTGGTCCTGGCCGCGGCCCCGGTGCCGGCGCCCGACGCCATCCCGGCGCGCGACGCCAAGGCCGGCGCCACGGGCTCGGGAGCCCTGGACCCGCGGGTCTCGCTGATGATCGAGGAGTGCTGGCGCCACGCCAAGGCGATCGGTGCCTTCGGTGCCGGCGTCGCTGCGCTCAACGAGGCCGACCCGGGCGAGGCCACGCCCGGCGTCGTACGGGCGGACGACCCCGCCTCGCTCTTCACGGAGTTGCAGACGCTGCTGTCGCAGCACCGCGTGTGGCACCGGTTCCCGCCGACCGTGGCCTGA
- a CDS encoding cysteine hydrolase family protein, producing MQALILIDLQEDFFATPAMRPLRAGVVECVHRWVAWARERSFPVIEVRTVNPPDPDTWALNMRDDMQPVVLAGTEGAKRLHDLDFEPDVVVEKRRDDAFHDTELRELLAAESIDSVVLAGVSTEACILMTAASAYANDIRVAIAHGAVAAADEKAHHLALDWLRQQYRQEVITP from the coding sequence ATGCAGGCCCTGATCCTCATCGACCTCCAGGAAGACTTCTTCGCGACCCCGGCCATGCGGCCGTTGCGGGCCGGCGTGGTGGAGTGCGTCCACCGGTGGGTCGCCTGGGCCCGCGAGCGATCATTCCCCGTCATCGAGGTGCGGACCGTCAATCCACCCGACCCGGACACGTGGGCCCTCAACATGCGCGACGACATGCAGCCGGTGGTGCTGGCCGGCACGGAGGGCGCGAAGCGTCTGCACGACCTCGACTTCGAGCCGGACGTGGTGGTGGAGAAGCGCCGTGACGACGCCTTCCACGACACGGAGCTGCGCGAGCTCCTCGCCGCCGAGTCCATCGACTCGGTGGTGCTGGCGGGGGTCTCGACCGAGGCGTGCATCCTGATGACGGCCGCGTCGGCCTACGCCAACGACATCCGCGTGGCCATCGCTCACGGTGCGGTGGCGGCCGCGGACGAGAAGGCGCACCACCTGGCACTCGACTGGCTGCGACAGCAGTACCGCCAGGAAGTCATCACGCCCTGA
- a CDS encoding DNA-3-methyladenine glycosylase: protein MPTVVDLSRPAPEVAPGLLGCRLTSHTPDGDVTLVLTEVEAYEGAVDPASHAHRGETPRNSVMFGPAGHAYVYRSHGIHWCLNVVTGPTGTASAVLLRAGRVVDGEDLARTRRGAHVALRSLARGPGNLGRALGISAADNGADLLSPGHLSSGHGLHLSLTADPVEEVAKGPRVGVSLAADVPWRFWLPGEPTVSAYRRSVRAMPAGPSSVS from the coding sequence GTGCCCACCGTCGTCGATCTCTCCCGCCCCGCCCCGGAGGTCGCGCCAGGCCTCCTGGGCTGCCGGTTGACCAGCCACACCCCCGACGGCGACGTCACGCTGGTCCTCACCGAGGTGGAGGCCTACGAGGGTGCCGTCGACCCCGCCTCGCACGCCCACCGTGGCGAGACGCCGCGCAACAGCGTGATGTTCGGGCCGGCCGGCCACGCCTACGTCTACCGCTCGCACGGCATCCACTGGTGCCTCAACGTCGTCACCGGGCCGACCGGGACCGCCAGTGCGGTCCTGCTGCGCGCCGGACGCGTGGTCGACGGCGAGGACCTCGCACGTACGCGGCGCGGCGCCCACGTCGCGCTGCGCTCGCTGGCGCGCGGGCCGGGCAACCTCGGACGGGCGCTCGGGATCAGCGCCGCCGACAACGGGGCCGACCTGCTCTCCCCGGGCCACCTCTCCTCGGGCCACGGCCTGCACCTCTCCCTCACCGCCGACCCGGTGGAGGAGGTGGCCAAGGGTCCGCGCGTCGGCGTCAGCCTGGCCGCCGACGTGCCGTGGCGCTTCTGGCTCCCGGGTGAGCCCACCGTCTCGGCCTACCGCCGCTCGGTCCGGGCAATGCCCGCAGGTCCGTCCAGCGTCAGCTGA
- a CDS encoding VOC family protein, with product MSLVVHFEIHASDPQRLIDFYGEVFGWTFTRFGEQPYWIIDTGEGSIRHVDVPGFGINGGLVQRPGPAPEPGSPVVGANLVVGTDDADAVYAKALAAGAVEAMPLEDQEGVGRLGYLIDPDGNLLGLIAPSMD from the coding sequence ATGAGCCTCGTCGTCCACTTCGAGATCCACGCCTCCGACCCGCAGCGCCTCATCGACTTCTACGGAGAGGTCTTCGGATGGACCTTCACCCGTTTCGGTGAGCAGCCATACTGGATCATCGACACGGGCGAGGGTTCCATCCGCCACGTGGACGTGCCCGGATTCGGGATCAACGGCGGCCTCGTCCAGCGTCCGGGCCCGGCGCCTGAGCCGGGCTCACCGGTCGTCGGCGCCAACCTCGTGGTCGGCACCGACGACGCCGACGCGGTGTACGCGAAGGCCCTCGCCGCGGGAGCCGTGGAAGCCATGCCGCTCGAAGACCAGGAGGGGGTCGGGCGCCTCGGTTACCTCATCGACCCCGACGGCAACCTCCTCGGGCTCATCGCTCCGAGCATGGACTGA
- a CDS encoding phosphoribosylanthranilate isomerase — protein sequence MYVKICGLRTAEHARVALDAGADAVGVVMNATSSRRATEDEARAVVAAVTGRADAVLVVNDMPAVEAAEIASRLGFDVLQLHGPAYGEADFAAALAIVPRVWRATSLDEDPSLEVGAYGEELLLIDAPRPGSGERWDLSELVDRAPEGKWLVAGGLAPTNVAEAIRTVRPWGVDVSSGVEVAPGEKGVELIRDFVARAVATA from the coding sequence GTGTACGTGAAGATCTGTGGCCTCCGCACGGCCGAGCATGCGCGCGTCGCCCTCGACGCCGGAGCCGACGCCGTCGGCGTGGTGATGAACGCGACGAGCTCTCGTCGCGCCACCGAGGACGAGGCGCGGGCCGTCGTGGCCGCGGTGACGGGGCGGGCCGACGCCGTGCTCGTGGTCAACGACATGCCTGCCGTCGAGGCGGCCGAGATCGCCTCGCGCCTGGGCTTCGACGTGCTGCAGCTGCACGGCCCTGCCTACGGCGAGGCCGACTTCGCTGCCGCGCTGGCGATCGTGCCGCGGGTGTGGCGGGCGACCTCGCTCGACGAGGATCCCTCGTTGGAGGTCGGGGCCTACGGCGAGGAGCTGCTGCTGATCGATGCTCCCAGGCCCGGGTCGGGTGAACGCTGGGACCTGTCCGAGCTGGTCGACCGAGCCCCGGAGGGCAAGTGGTTGGTGGCCGGCGGTCTTGCGCCCACGAACGTGGCTGAAGCGATCCGCACCGTCCGCCCGTGGGGCGTCGACGTCTCCAGCGGTGTCGAGGTCGCGCCGGGGGAGAAGGGTGTCGAGCTGATCCGCGACTTCGTCGCCCGGGCAGTCGCCACCGCCTGA
- a CDS encoding transketolase-like TK C-terminal-containing protein, translating to MSVDAHPPVETPDLPASGVTAGATPADLAVLREISQRVLWLSSAMINEANRGRENTSGVKVGGHQASSASMIDIMVSLWFAELDRHDRVSVKPHASPALHAINHLLGDLDPKYLTTLRAKGGLQSYPSRRKDPDTVDFSTGSVGIGPTAALWAAMSHRYVKSRFPQTPPAGRFISLLGDAELDEGAIWEAVADPAVACLGELLWIVDLNRQSLDRVVPDVQTHRLRGMFEAAGWQVITLKWGSTISRLFERPGGDELRTRLEEMPNEEYQRMLRVPADQIADRILGDDGSSSLRELLADITPDVLAVAIRDLGGHDIGLLLDAYRTVDPTRPTVVFAYTVKGRGLPTEGHPNNHSALISEEQMLELAAASGVDPADPWAPLPDDSAAAALCRTRGEALRREPVTPTPTISVPSGMSRAHRAPISTQAALGRFLADLTREAPEVAGRVVTCSPDVASSTNLGGWINKTGVWSVKDRRDWFADDAERVLKWAEGRQGQHIELGIAEVNLVCLLGELGATWSRWGERLIPIATLYDPFIPRALEPWSYGIYSGGQSIIIGTPSGVTLAPEGGAHQSIYTPSIGLEQPECIAWEPAFAQDLEWTMLAAMDRVGVEGGTSSYFRLTTRPLPQDLAHLPEDPALLERRRKHAVAGGYRLTSHDPAAEQVTLVGVGAIMPEVVRAAELLAEQGITAGVVCLTSPDLVFRSFNRRGSVGSATDGDDIVDVLFPEQHRAPIVTVMDGHPHTLSYLAGVRGDRIRCLGVSDFGQSSSLEDAYALHGIDTAAVVDAALGLLGR from the coding sequence ATGTCCGTGGACGCCCACCCCCCTGTTGAGACGCCTGACCTGCCCGCCTCCGGTGTGACGGCCGGCGCCACGCCGGCCGACCTTGCCGTCCTCCGGGAGATCTCCCAGCGCGTGCTGTGGCTCTCGTCGGCGATGATCAACGAGGCCAACCGCGGACGGGAGAACACCTCCGGGGTCAAGGTCGGCGGTCACCAGGCCTCCAGCGCCTCGATGATCGACATCATGGTCTCGCTCTGGTTCGCCGAGCTGGACCGTCACGACCGGGTCTCGGTGAAGCCGCACGCCTCGCCGGCGCTGCACGCGATCAACCACCTGCTGGGCGACCTGGACCCGAAGTACCTCACCACCCTGCGGGCCAAGGGTGGCCTCCAGTCCTACCCGAGCCGCCGCAAGGACCCCGACACGGTCGACTTCTCGACCGGCTCGGTGGGCATCGGCCCCACTGCTGCGCTCTGGGCCGCCATGTCTCACCGCTACGTGAAGTCCCGCTTCCCGCAGACCCCTCCGGCCGGCCGCTTCATCTCGCTGCTGGGTGACGCCGAGCTCGACGAGGGCGCGATCTGGGAGGCCGTCGCCGACCCCGCCGTGGCCTGCCTGGGTGAGCTGCTGTGGATCGTCGACCTCAACCGCCAGTCGCTCGACCGCGTGGTGCCCGACGTGCAGACCCACCGCCTGCGCGGCATGTTCGAGGCAGCCGGGTGGCAGGTCATCACGCTCAAGTGGGGCTCCACGATCTCGCGCCTCTTCGAGCGCCCGGGCGGCGACGAGCTGCGCACCCGGCTGGAGGAGATGCCCAACGAGGAGTACCAGCGGATGCTCCGGGTGCCGGCGGACCAGATCGCCGACCGCATCCTGGGCGACGACGGCTCGTCCAGCCTGCGTGAGCTGCTCGCCGACATCACCCCCGACGTGCTGGCCGTCGCCATCCGCGACCTGGGCGGCCACGACATCGGCCTGCTCCTCGACGCCTACCGCACCGTCGACCCGACCCGGCCGACGGTGGTCTTCGCCTACACGGTCAAGGGGCGCGGCCTTCCCACCGAGGGACACCCCAACAACCACTCGGCGCTGATCAGCGAGGAGCAGATGCTCGAGCTGGCGGCTGCCTCGGGCGTCGACCCGGCGGACCCGTGGGCCCCGCTCCCGGACGACTCCGCTGCCGCTGCGCTGTGCCGTACGCGCGGCGAGGCGCTGCGTCGCGAGCCGGTGACCCCGACCCCGACGATCTCCGTGCCGTCGGGCATGTCGCGGGCCCACCGTGCGCCGATCTCGACCCAGGCCGCGCTCGGCCGGTTCCTGGCGGACCTCACGCGTGAGGCGCCCGAGGTGGCCGGTCGCGTCGTCACCTGCAGCCCGGACGTCGCCTCCTCCACCAACCTCGGCGGGTGGATCAACAAGACCGGCGTCTGGTCGGTCAAGGACCGCCGGGACTGGTTCGCCGACGACGCCGAGCGGGTGCTGAAGTGGGCCGAGGGCAGGCAGGGCCAGCACATCGAGCTGGGCATCGCCGAGGTCAACCTGGTCTGCCTGCTGGGAGAGCTCGGCGCGACCTGGTCGCGGTGGGGGGAGCGACTGATCCCGATCGCGACGCTCTACGACCCGTTCATCCCGCGCGCGCTGGAGCCGTGGTCGTACGGCATCTACTCCGGCGGCCAGTCGATCATCATCGGCACGCCGAGCGGGGTGACGCTGGCTCCCGAGGGTGGCGCCCACCAGTCGATCTACACGCCCTCCATCGGCCTCGAGCAGCCCGAGTGCATCGCGTGGGAGCCCGCCTTCGCCCAGGACCTGGAGTGGACGATGCTCGCCGCGATGGACCGGGTGGGCGTCGAGGGAGGTACGTCGTCCTACTTCCGCCTCACCACGCGCCCGCTGCCGCAGGACCTGGCGCACCTGCCCGAGGACCCTGCGCTCCTGGAGCGGCGCCGCAAGCACGCTGTCGCCGGCGGCTACCGCCTCACCTCCCACGACCCTGCCGCTGAGCAGGTCACGCTGGTCGGGGTCGGCGCGATCATGCCGGAGGTGGTCCGGGCCGCCGAGCTCCTCGCCGAGCAGGGCATCACGGCCGGTGTCGTCTGCCTCACCAGCCCCGACCTGGTCTTCCGGTCGTTCAACCGGCGTGGCAGCGTCGGCTCGGCCACCGACGGCGACGACATCGTCGACGTGCTCTTCCCCGAGCAGCACCGCGCCCCGATCGTGACGGTGATGGACGGCCACCCGCACACGCTGTCCTACCTGGCGGGTGTGCGAGGCGACCGGATCAGGTGCCTGGGCGTCAGCGACTTCGGACAGTCGTCGAGCCTCGAGGACGCCTACGCGCTGCACGGCATCGACACGGCCGCCGTGGTCGACGCGGCGCTGGGACTTCTCGGGCGCTAG